Genomic DNA from Paramisgurnus dabryanus chromosome 11, PD_genome_1.1, whole genome shotgun sequence:
tttgcattttaaaggacacacccacaaacggcacatttttgctcacacctacactttaacatgctataataaattagcTATGGGGTATTTTAaggtaaaacttcacatatgtactctggagacactaaagatttattttacattttaaaaaagtcttgtgaaatgtcccctttaactcaattttgaaCAAATTTGTAAGCAATACAATTTGgtaaaatacagtattacaaagAACAGAAAGACAATCAATGTGTATAAAGGAAATAAATAAGGTCAAGTTTTTGCTAACATGAGTCCTGAGAGCACTACAGAAACTAGACCGTAAGGACCAGCAGTTTCACATAAGATCAGTAAGGCTGTAGCCCTGCCATGCTGTACCCTGCGGGAGGATGCCAGAGCGGTAATGGGTAAGTATAGGAAGGCAAAGCGGCCTCATATGGACCAGGAAAAGACGTTCCCACTGGTGGGCAATGCATGGAATGCGTAGCTGGAGGGATGGTTAGATGGGTAGGAAGAAGTACAGGTTGTAGTGGTAGAGCTTTCAACTGTTCATTCAAGTCTCCCCGAGGTCTCTCTAAGGCTGGGAGGTAAGGCACTGTCAGACCACTATGGTGGTGGAAAAGGTACTGCTGAGTTGGCAAGGGCTTGGGCAACTTTGACTTCTCCTTGTCCGTAATACGAAGTGAAGGTGCTACTGGCATCTTCCTCAAGTAGGCTTCATCCGTAGTGGGCCTTTTAAGGAGGTGCTGGTGGTAAGGCATGTGCGGTTTAAAACCAGGCTGTAGTGACAAACGTGGGTCACGTGGTAAGACTTTGGAGAAGCTAGAGACATGAGGGACCCAGTAGGCTTTTGTGTTGTATGAGGCAGGTGAGGGTAGCCTGAGGGATGCAAGTCTGGCGCTGGTTTTCCATGCCGAAAGACTCCTCTGGGCCTTTTCGGAATGTGCTCCAGCTGACAGGAATTCCTGGTAATGGTGGCGGTGATAGTTGGGGAGTTCTTTGCTGTTGGGGTAATAGCTGAGGGGTTTGCAAACTCCGGTGCTACTAGCTTCTGACGTGGGGACGGTGGATACGCGGGATGGTGTCTTGTTCTCTGTCTCTTTGACGGGGGACTTTTGGGTTGTCACAGCTATACAGTCTTCAGAAGAGACTGAGTAAGGAGAGGGGCTACGGGAAAAGGAAGAAGATGGAGATGAGACAGGGAGAGGTGAGCCATCAGAAGAATGGCGAGTACGAGTCGAGGATGGGCAAGTAGGGGATTGGGAGGAGTGGGAAAGCTGA
This window encodes:
- the arid5a gene encoding AT-rich interactive domain-containing protein 5A — encoded protein: MMVLDPRGEVDVCGEQIEECDNKNQELNSPNQTSREMESSVSTNNSEEASRTDQPESEERTFVSKLYHFMKDRGTPIERIPHLGFKQINLWKIYKAVETLGGYDAVTARRLWKNVYDELGGSPGSTSAATCTRRHYERLVLPFERQLRGEEDKPLPPAKPRKQYKRSPENRGSKTENKKKRKMEREECEDKVGSEHCGDRGMCSHHSQWSAFSDRPDADQSPTAPVHGAHPSTCSRENSYLQTPTPSEVISPLEKKKRLAQASLTVPLSGSADDGTELERPSVIQLSHSSQSPTCPSSTRTRHSSDGSPLPVSSPSSSFSRSPSPYSVSSEDCIAVTTQKSPVKETENKTPSRVSTVPTSEASSTGVCKPLSYYPNSKELPNYHRHHYQEFLSAGAHSEKAQRSLSAWKTSARLASLRLPSPASYNTKAYWVPHVSSFSKVLPRDPRLSLQPGFKPHMPYHQHLLKRPTTDEAYLRKMPVAPSLRITDKEKSKLPKPLPTQQYLFHHHSGLTVPYLPALERPRGDLNEQLKALPLQPVLLPTHLTIPPATHSMHCPPVGTSFPGPYEAALPSYTYPLPLWHPPAGYSMAGLQPY